A genome region from Marinobacter panjinensis includes the following:
- a CDS encoding DMT family transporter, which yields MPKIFYSFFVPALFVWLWSTGFIGAKYGLPFAEPFTLLLIRMLFTLALLSVLAWLLKTRWPGWRGAGHLAVTGLLVHGCYLGGVYYAIQGGMPSGIISLIVGLQPLVTSAVAILVLKESVSSRQWLGLALGLVGVSLVLAEKFGGGTSTSDFPLWTLIWAALSLGGISLGTVYQKRNGTQADLVAGTFIQYSAAATFFAVGAFVFETRAVEWAPPLIWSMVWLVFGVSIGAILLLMWLIRRGAASQVASLFYLVPPVTALEAFWLFDERLGVLAMIGGAISITGVALVVTQRKPS from the coding sequence GTTTGCCCTTTGCCGAGCCTTTTACGCTTCTGCTGATACGCATGCTGTTCACGCTGGCGTTACTCAGCGTACTCGCATGGCTCCTGAAAACCCGCTGGCCCGGATGGCGTGGCGCCGGTCATCTGGCGGTAACCGGTTTGCTGGTGCACGGCTGCTATCTGGGCGGCGTGTATTACGCCATTCAGGGCGGCATGCCCTCGGGAATTATCTCGCTTATTGTTGGTTTGCAGCCACTGGTGACCTCTGCGGTAGCTATCCTGGTGCTGAAGGAGAGTGTCTCGTCCCGGCAGTGGCTGGGGCTGGCGCTTGGCCTTGTAGGGGTTAGCCTGGTACTGGCAGAGAAGTTTGGTGGTGGCACATCCACTTCGGACTTTCCCCTGTGGACGCTGATCTGGGCAGCGCTTTCCCTGGGCGGCATTTCCCTGGGTACTGTTTACCAGAAGCGTAATGGCACCCAGGCGGATCTCGTTGCCGGAACCTTCATTCAATACAGCGCCGCGGCAACGTTTTTTGCCGTGGGCGCTTTTGTCTTTGAAACCCGTGCAGTGGAGTGGGCCCCGCCGCTGATATGGTCGATGGTCTGGCTGGTTTTCGGGGTCTCGATCGGCGCAATCCTGCTGCTGATGTGGCTGATTCGCCGTGGCGCGGCATCACAGGTGGCAAGTCTCTTCTATCTGGTGCCGCCGGTAACTGCCCTGGAAGCGTTCTGGCTGTTCGATGAACGGCTGGGTGTGCTCGCAATGATCGGCGGTGCCATATCCATCACCGGGGTTGCTCTGGTGGTCACACAGCGAAAGCCGTCCTAG
- a CDS encoding maleate cis-trans isomerase family protein, which translates to MNTTTARMAFLYPGHAAEDDYPRLATMISPAPEVTVIHTEFNEDAHTVEALTEMGSPQRLSEGARHLENKNPEAVLWTSTSASFVRGLDGIREQIETLENLLHIPASTTAMAFARAVTTINAKRVAIAATYPRDVALLFKAFLEHFDIEVVHMTSHGIITAAEVGTLQREAVLRFATDNNHPDADALLVPDTALHSAAWLEDLEAAAGKPVLTANQVSVWEGLRLCGKLTPQPGLGTLFRINPWD; encoded by the coding sequence ATGAACACAACAACCGCCCGTATGGCCTTCCTCTACCCCGGCCATGCCGCTGAAGATGACTATCCACGGCTGGCAACGATGATTTCGCCGGCGCCTGAAGTGACCGTCATTCATACAGAATTCAATGAAGATGCCCACACTGTGGAGGCACTCACGGAGATGGGAAGCCCACAACGTCTAAGCGAAGGCGCACGGCATCTTGAGAACAAAAACCCGGAGGCCGTTCTGTGGACCTCCACCAGCGCCAGCTTCGTTCGGGGCCTGGACGGCATCCGTGAACAGATCGAAACACTGGAAAACCTGCTCCACATCCCCGCCTCCACCACGGCAATGGCGTTTGCACGGGCTGTCACCACAATCAATGCGAAGCGTGTCGCCATCGCAGCGACCTACCCCAGGGACGTTGCCCTGCTGTTCAAGGCGTTTCTGGAGCATTTCGATATCGAAGTGGTGCACATGACCAGCCACGGCATTATCACCGCCGCAGAGGTAGGCACGCTGCAGCGAGAGGCCGTATTACGGTTTGCGACGGACAACAATCACCCTGACGCCGATGCTTTGCTGGTGCCGGATACCGCGTTGCACTCGGCTGCCTGGCTGGAGGACCTCGAAGCGGCTGCCGGCAAGCCGGTGCTAACGGCCAATCAGGTCAGTGTATGGGAGGGGTTGAGGTTATGCGGCAAGCTCACACCCCAGCCGGGCCTTGGCACGCTGTTCAGGATAAACCCGTGGGATTAG
- a CDS encoding bifunctional protein-serine/threonine kinase/phosphatase, translated as MSRHLKVSAGQHSDKGHKPSNQDFHGCIMPAEPRLGMKGVAFAMADGISSSDVSQIASETAVKSFLDDYFCTSEAWSVRQSAERVLTATNSWLHAQSRNSPYRYEKDKGYVCTLSALVFKASMAYLFHVGDTRIYRLRDRALEQLTNDHRLWISQQENYLSRALGMDSLLEIDYQSLPLREGDLFILATDGVYEHASAQQMIGTISQHPTDLDQAARAMVKAAFDNGSDDNLSVQIIRVDQLPEQTSAEIQRQVEDLPFPPILEPRHSFDGYTILREVHATSRSHVYLALDTDTDTRVILKTPSIDLRGDPGYLERFLMEEWIARRVNSAHVLKAGLQDRPRNHLYTVTEYIEGQTLKQWLIDHPKPDLETVRGLVVQIARGLYALHRMEILHQDIRPDNIMIDTNGTVKIIDFGSARVAGIVEATTLEPNDIPGTALYMAPEYFMGETGTNCSDLYSLGVLTYHMLSGRFPYGTQVAKSRTASAMRRLTYASVLDDDREIPAWIDETIKKAVHPNPDKRYQELSEFTFDLRHPNQNFLNKTRPPLLERNPVAFWQSISAMLLCALIYLMAT; from the coding sequence ATGAGCAGGCATCTGAAGGTTTCCGCCGGCCAGCATTCGGACAAAGGCCACAAGCCATCCAACCAGGATTTCCACGGCTGCATTATGCCGGCCGAACCACGCCTGGGGATGAAAGGCGTCGCCTTTGCCATGGCCGACGGGATCAGTAGCAGCGACGTCAGCCAGATTGCCAGTGAAACGGCGGTGAAAAGCTTTCTGGATGACTACTTCTGCACTTCAGAGGCCTGGTCTGTGCGCCAATCTGCGGAGCGGGTACTGACTGCCACCAACTCCTGGCTCCATGCCCAGAGCCGCAACAGTCCTTACCGGTATGAAAAGGACAAAGGGTATGTCTGCACACTCAGTGCACTGGTGTTCAAGGCTTCCATGGCTTACCTGTTCCATGTCGGTGACACCCGGATCTACCGCCTGCGGGACAGGGCCCTGGAACAGCTCACCAATGATCACCGGTTATGGATTTCCCAGCAGGAGAACTACCTGAGCCGCGCCCTCGGGATGGATTCGCTACTGGAGATTGATTACCAGTCGCTCCCGCTGAGAGAGGGCGACCTATTTATTCTGGCAACCGACGGCGTCTACGAACATGCCAGTGCACAACAAATGATCGGCACCATCAGTCAACACCCCACAGATCTGGACCAGGCCGCCAGAGCCATGGTCAAGGCTGCTTTCGACAATGGCAGCGACGATAATCTGAGCGTGCAGATTATTCGGGTGGATCAACTGCCGGAGCAAACATCCGCGGAGATTCAGCGGCAGGTGGAAGACCTGCCTTTTCCGCCCATCCTGGAACCACGGCACAGTTTCGACGGCTACACCATACTCCGGGAAGTGCACGCCACCAGCCGCAGCCATGTGTACCTGGCACTGGATACCGATACCGACACCCGGGTGATCCTGAAAACGCCGTCCATAGACCTGAGGGGTGACCCCGGCTACCTGGAGCGGTTCCTCATGGAAGAGTGGATTGCGAGACGGGTGAACAGTGCCCATGTTCTCAAGGCGGGCCTGCAGGATCGTCCCCGCAACCACCTGTACACCGTGACCGAATACATCGAAGGCCAGACCCTGAAGCAGTGGTTGATTGACCACCCCAAACCGGATCTGGAGACGGTGCGCGGCCTGGTGGTTCAGATTGCCCGCGGCCTCTACGCGCTGCATCGCATGGAAATCCTGCACCAGGATATCCGCCCCGACAACATCATGATTGACACCAACGGCACCGTAAAAATCATCGACTTCGGCTCCGCCCGGGTGGCCGGCATTGTGGAGGCCACTACCCTGGAGCCAAACGACATTCCGGGTACCGCGCTGTACATGGCGCCGGAATACTTTATGGGCGAAACCGGCACCAACTGCTCAGACCTGTATTCACTGGGTGTACTTACCTATCACATGCTGTCCGGCAGATTCCCCTACGGCACCCAGGTGGCCAAGTCCCGCACTGCATCGGCCATGCGCCGGCTCACCTATGCCTCGGTACTGGACGATGACCGCGAAATCCCCGCCTGGATCGATGAAACCATCAAAAAAGCCGTACACCCGAACCCGGACAAGCGTTACCAGGAACTGTCCGAATTTACCTTCGACCTGCGCCACCCCAACCAGAACTTCCTCAACAAAACCCGCCCTCCGTTGCTCGAGCGCAACCCTGTGGCTTTCTGGCAGAGTATATCGGCCATGCTGCTCTGCGCCCTTATATACCTTATGGCTACATAA